Genomic DNA from Roseburia intestinalis L1-82:
AAAAACCGCAATCATGTAGGCGAATTTGTATCATTTGAAAATGTATCGTTTGCCATGGAGGAAGTGCTGTTTGACCCGCAGACTTCCGGAGGACTTCTGATCGCGGTGGAAAGCCAGCAGGCGGAAGCGCTTTTCGAGGAATTAAAACAGGCGGGACATCCGGTAGCCATTGTTGGAGAGATCATTCCAAAAGCAGAAAAAGAAATTTATGTTGGTGTGCTGTAAAAAATATTTTTAATTCATAGGAAATTACGTCCTATGTAAAAAGCCCTCCGGGCGGGATGCGCATTTCGCGGAGCAGAAGTTAGCTGTAAACAGCACCGCTCGAGCGCGAAAGAGTCGCAAGCGACTCTTTATTACAAGAAAAATCGAGAAAAAATTCCGGTATAAATATATGAGAGAAAAGAAAAATTACAGGATTATTACGTTTCATACAACTTCAGCGGCGATGGCAATGGAAAAATACTGCGGGGAAAATCATATCAACGGACGTCTGATTCCTGTGCCAAGGCAGCTTTCTGCAGACTGCGGTCTTGCGTGGCGGATGGAACCGGCAGAATATGAACAGAAAAAAGAGCAGATCCATACATTTGGAATCGAAACAGATCAGAGTGTTGAACTGGTGATTTGAGGGATTGCCTGAGAAAACAGGAGTGTTTAAAAGAGGGAAAATACATGAGACAGAAACCATTCATCATAGTAAGAGGCGGCGGTGATCTTGCCACCGGAACCATTCACAGACTCTGGGCGGCAGGATTTCCGGTACTGGTGTTAGAGACAGACCACCCGGCGGCGATCCGCCGTCAGGTAGCCGTCTGTGAGGCAGTTTATGAGGGCAGCGCCATGGTAGAGGGCATGGAAGCAGTGCTGATCAAAGATACTGCAGAGGCAAAAAAAGTGATCGATACCGGGAAAGTCCCATTGATTGTAGATCCGGATGGAGCAAGTATTACGGCATTAAAACCGGATGTGGTCGTAGATGCGATCTTAGCCAAGAAAAATCTTGGAACGAACCGTTCTATGGCACCGCTCACGGTGGGATTAGGTCCTGGATTTACGGCGGGGGTAGATGTCGATATCGTCATCGAGACCATGCGTGGGCATAACCTTGGTCGAATTATCCGTGAGGGATCAGCCATTCCAAATACCGGAATCCCAGGCAATATTGGCGGTTATACGGCAGAGCGTGTGATTCATGCGGGAGCGGAAGGAATCCTTTATAATGTGCACAAGATCGGTGATATCGTGGAGCAGGGCGAAGAAATCGCCTATATCGCGGATGAAAAAGAAAACCGCAGATATTCCGTGACCGCCACGATACCTGGCATTATCCGTGGACTGATCCGTGATGGATACCCGGTTACAAAAGGCTTTAAGATCGCGGACATTGATCCACGTAAAAGTGAGCTGTCAAATTGTTTCACCATTTCGGATAAAGCACGCTGCATTGCGGGCAGTGTGCTTGAGGTTGTCTGCGCATTTGGCAGTAATATTTTATCATAAAAACAGAAAGGGGCATACGCTTCATGAAACTGATAAAAACAGAAGATGCGGTCGGTCAGGTTCTCTGCCACGACATTACCCAGATCATTAAAGGTGTCACAAAAGATGCGGTTTTCCGCAAGGGGCACATTATCACGGAGGAAGATATCCCGGTACTTCTGAGTGTCGGAAAAGATCATATTTACATCTGGGAAAAAGATGACACGATTCTTCATGAAAATGAAGCAGCGCAG
This window encodes:
- a CDS encoding DUF3343 domain-containing protein, which codes for MREKKNYRIITFHTTSAAMAMEKYCGENHINGRLIPVPRQLSADCGLAWRMEPAEYEQKKEQIHTFGIETDQSVELVI
- the yqeB gene encoding selenium-dependent molybdenum cofactor biosynthesis protein YqeB yields the protein MRQKPFIIVRGGGDLATGTIHRLWAAGFPVLVLETDHPAAIRRQVAVCEAVYEGSAMVEGMEAVLIKDTAEAKKVIDTGKVPLIVDPDGASITALKPDVVVDAILAKKNLGTNRSMAPLTVGLGPGFTAGVDVDIVIETMRGHNLGRIIREGSAIPNTGIPGNIGGYTAERVIHAGAEGILYNVHKIGDIVEQGEEIAYIADEKENRRYSVTATIPGIIRGLIRDGYPVTKGFKIADIDPRKSELSNCFTISDKARCIAGSVLEVVCAFGSNILS